The following proteins come from a genomic window of Pocillopora verrucosa isolate sample1 chromosome 6, ASM3666991v2, whole genome shotgun sequence:
- the LOC136281931 gene encoding uncharacterized protein — MSIRLYDGSGLCQEFSGSEENLKKEGVSFVKAVVSSGTWIFYTYPNNNDAQHGAGPSNYKVVKPGPDVKISSVNGSMLLLPDKEEGVILFEYSFYGGTNKWFKESGADLNPFFPTGGVSSIIVLSKNERFAAYTKTNYQGLQALLEPGKWYESPEAMGFPMNDRIQSLRKEMR; from the exons ATGTCCATCAGGTTGTACGACGGAAGTGGTTTGTGCCAGGAGTTTTCAGGTTCAGAGGAGAACCTGAAAAAGGAGGGGGTTTCCTTCGTAAAAGCCGTTGTTAGTTCGGGAACCTGGATCTTCTACACATACCCAAACAACAATGACGCACAACATGGTGCTGGCCCATCTAACTACAAGGTTGTCAAGCCTGGACCAGATGTAAAAATCTCGAGTGTGAATGGCTCCATGCTCCTCCTTCCGGACAAGGAAGAAGGAGTCATTCTGTTCGAGTATAGCTTCTACGGTGGAACCAACAAG TGGTTTAAAGAAAGTGGCGCAGATCTGAACCCCTTTTTCCCAACTGGGGGAGTCTCCTCTATCATCGTGCTATCCAAGAACGAGAGGTTTGCAGCCTACACCAAAACCAACTATCAGGGCTTGCAAGCGCTACTGGAGCCAGGCAAGTGGTATGAAAGTCCAGAAGCCATGGGTTTCCCCATGAACGACCGAATACAAAGCCTCCGCAAAGAAATGAGATGA
- the LOC131792377 gene encoding protein C-ets-2: MYSSRDSQQTSINCAENRSRLEGLPLTHEPRVWPYNPRTEMYPYQIDASEHNKSNSRLDPALAYPVPLRPSVFQHARFIDKMQPSMARVKQEKYEMAFPEEPLSEVDPRRWSREDVTRWLQWTSEMFHLGSINPERFQMNGKALCLMTMDMFLYRVPEGGNILYQDFQRRLRNAVALQN, from the exons ATGTACTCCTCTAGAGATAGTCAACAGACTTCTATAAACTGCGCAGAGAACAGATCCAGGTTAGAGGGTCTGCCACTCACTCACGAACCCCGCGTTTGGCCATACAACCCACGAACAGAGATGTACCCGTACCAAATCGATGCAAGTGAGCACAACAAATCAAACtccag GTTGGATCCAGCTTTAGCTTATCCCGTTCCTTTGAGACCAAGTGTTTTTCAGCACGCACGATTCATCGATAAAATGCAACCCAGCATGGCGAGAGTGAAGCAAGAAAAGTACGAGATGGCGTTCCCGGAGGAACCTTTAAGCGAAG ttgatCCAAGAAGGTGGAGTCGCGAAGATGTAACACGCTGGCTCCAATGGACTTCTGAAATGTTTCATCTTGGAAGCATTAATCCCGAGCGATTCCAAATGAACGGTAAAGCTCTATGTCTCATGACAATGGATATGTTTCTGTACAGAGTTCCCGAGGGAGGAAATATCTTGTATCAAGACTTCCAGAGGAGACTTCGAAACGCTGTGGCTTTGCAGAATTAA